In Erigeron canadensis isolate Cc75 chromosome 7, C_canadensis_v1, whole genome shotgun sequence, one DNA window encodes the following:
- the LOC122609231 gene encoding uncharacterized protein LOC122609231 yields the protein MNTLFNPKIASAIFDVCNEDEDDDVESSSRVPRTRRVLSRDHAGAAVRLWNDYFSDAPTFPADYFRRRFRMRKHMFLRICQDIHNFSAIEPLPKHFLFFQKSETDCTGRAGFNIFQKCTFAIRQLAYASNADQLDEYLHMGRATSTECLHNFCKRVYYLYNTEYLRRPTAQDVQHLVSKHEQIHGFPGMLGNIDCSNNDINVPNESDLFDDLLQDRAPELQYTINGEEFTKGYYLVDGIYLEWATLVKSFKCPMDPKTTKFKRYQEAARKDVERAFGVLQGRWAILKQDARPHSVNKIKRMMYACVILHNMIVQDNGNAIPDLEEDYLSDPTNMPRRMWDERVATQMRVVGEIRDRRTHVWHLLENYRQR from the exons ATGAACACCCTATTTAATCCAAAGATCGCAAGCGCCATTTTTGATGTTTGTAACGAAGACGAAGACGACGATGTCGAGTCAAGTTCACGTGTACCTCGAACCAGGAGGGTTTTATCACGAGATCATGCCGGAGCCGCGGTGCGTTTATGGAATGATTACTTTTCTGATGCACCCACTTTCCCGGCCGATTATTTTCGAAGAAGATTTCGAATGCGCAAGCATATGTTTCTTCGTATATGCCAAGATATACACAACTTTAGCGCCATCGAACCCCTACCCAAACATTTTCTGTTTTTCCAAAAAAGTGAAACCGATTGTACTGGTAGGGCTGGTTTCAACATTTTTCAGAAATGTACTTTCGCCATACGTCAATTGGCGTATGCTTCTAATGCCGACCAATTAGATGAGTACTTACACATGGGTCGTGCGACTTCAACTGAATGCTTGCATAACTTTTGCAAGcgtgtttattatttatataacactGAGTACTTAAGAAGACCGACAGCTCAAGATGTTCAACATTTGGTAAGTAAGCATGAACAGATTCATGGTTTTCCTGGTATGCTTGGTAACattgatt gttcgaacaacgacatcaacgtcccTAATGAATCAGATTTGTTTGATGATTTACTCCAAGATAGGGCCCCCGAATTACAATATACTATTAATGGCGAAGAGTTTACGAAGGGATATTATCTAGTTGACGGTATATATCTCGAATGGGCCACACTAGTCAAGTCTTTTAAATGCCCGATGGACCCAAAGACTACAAAGTTCAAGCGCTACCAAGAagctgcaagaaaggatgtcgAACGAGCTTTCGGGGTGCTTCAAGGTCGTTGGGCAATCCTTAAACAAGATGCCCGCCCGCATTCGGTGAACAAGATAAAACGTATGATGTATGCCTGTGTCATTCTACACAACATGATTGTTCAAGACAACGGTAATGCAATTCCCGACCTTGAGGAGGATTATTTGTCTGATCCAACTAATATGCCAAGACGTATGTGGGATGAAAGGGTTGCGACGCAAATGCGAGTCGTCGGAGAGATACGTGATAGAAGGACGCATGTTTGGCACCTTCTAGAAAATTACCGTCAacgttga
- the LOC122609232 gene encoding citrate-binding protein-like codes for MKSSYSSMLLFLVTLSIVCFVNDAHMDPTYGFVEVTLNESNFIRQKPYDIPLEQRYSYVNGTHRFWVYADDKPQTLGSNTQPRTEIHLLPNYTSGVWQFEGQAFVPNGTSGATIVQIHGAAHGNTTLLLRIYNGDMRYYSTQVIDTNLYDKWFKVNIIHDVDGGEVIVFVDNKEKYKMPDQGPGILFYKFGVYGAPKNISYYMESRWKDVKLYKKC; via the exons atgaaatcttcGTATAGTAGTATGCTTCTTTTTCTTGTAACCTTATCAATCGTGTGCTTCGTGAATGATGCTCACATGGATCCGACATACGGATTTGTTGAAGTAACGCTAAACGAAAGCAACTTTATACGTCAGAAGCCTTACGATATACCACTCGAGCAACGCTATAGCTACGTAAATGGGACTCATCGTTTTTGGGTATATGCAGACGATAAGCCGCAAACTCTTGGTAGTAACACACAACCACGCACCGAAATCCACTTACTT CCAAACTACACTTCAGGAGTATGGCAATTTGAAGGACAAGCCTTTGTCCCGAATGGAACAAGTGGTGCAACGATAGTTCAGATCCATGGTGCGGCCCATGGTAACACGACGTTATTACTTAGAATTTACAATGGAGATATGAGGTACTACAGTACACAAGTGATAGATACTAATCTATATGATAAATGGTTTAAAGTTAACATAATACATGATGTGGATGGAGGGGAAGTAATAGTATTTGTTGATAACAAAGAGAAGTATAAAATGCCGGATCAAGGACCCGGTATCTTGTTCTACAAATTCGGAGTCTATGGTGCCCCGAAAAATATTAGCTACTACATGGAATCAAGATGGAAAGACGtcaaactttacaaaaaatGCTAG